In Cytobacillus oceanisediminis, the following proteins share a genomic window:
- a CDS encoding sulfotransferase family 2 domain-containing protein, producing MEKVKEIIIHTHIPKTGGMTLRSIVNKNYEKEKMLTNVFPSSLPQFKKDIVEKKDIEFVTGHHPFGLHMYTNKPCAYITMLRDPVDRVISMYFYNLRKVNHPLHKKVKELTFEEFINDKQLTRRTVNRQIQKIVGNLNPEENDLKKAKKILAKHYKVVGITEMFDESIFLMKKELGWRDITYERKNYTADRPTKDQFSDEIIEQIKELNHLDIQLYNWARRKLQERLDALDSSTKQELEGFLNRNNQ from the coding sequence TTGGAGAAGGTAAAAGAAATAATTATCCATACTCATATTCCAAAAACAGGGGGTATGACACTAAGGTCCATTGTAAACAAAAATTACGAGAAAGAAAAAATGTTAACGAATGTATTCCCTTCAAGTCTTCCGCAATTCAAGAAGGATATAGTAGAAAAGAAAGATATTGAATTTGTAACCGGCCACCACCCTTTTGGACTTCATATGTATACCAATAAACCCTGTGCGTATATCACAATGCTCAGGGATCCTGTTGATAGAGTAATTTCCATGTATTTTTATAACCTTCGCAAGGTAAACCATCCTCTTCATAAGAAAGTTAAAGAACTTACTTTTGAAGAGTTTATTAATGATAAGCAATTAACTCGCCGCACAGTGAATCGGCAGATTCAAAAAATAGTCGGAAATCTAAATCCAGAAGAAAATGATTTAAAGAAAGCAAAAAAAATTCTTGCTAAACATTACAAAGTGGTTGGCATTACGGAGATGTTCGATGAATCAATCTTCTTAATGAAAAAAGAACTTGGATGGCGTGATATCACCTATGAAAGGAAAAATTACACAGCTGATCGCCCGACGAAGGATCAATTTTCCGATGAAATCATTGAACAAATAAAAGAGCTTAATCACTTAGATATCCAATTATACAACTGGGCAAGGAGAAAGCTTCAGGAACGCCTGGATGCATTGGATAGCAGCACAAAGCAAGAATTAGAGGGATTTCTAAATAGAAATAATCAGTAA
- a CDS encoding sulfotransferase family 2 domain-containing protein, with the protein MKNVIPAEDRILIFMHIPKTGGMTLKRIIKRQYPDIKILKDITDGKTSEFKKIVSEKEIQFVFGHLSFGLHMHTSKPCTYVTMMREPIDRVISMYYYVIGKKDHPLHDIVKDLLIEEFIDHPDLKVHTNNMQTKRVLGKNSLSPSDLKQAKQNLEEHFSVIGITEMFDDSVALMKQKFNWNDISYVRKNQTKKRLSKEEIDPIIINKIKANNELDIQLYNWAKNRLVQELNSINASQ; encoded by the coding sequence ATGAAGAATGTTATACCTGCAGAAGACCGTATTCTTATATTTATGCATATTCCCAAAACAGGCGGAATGACTCTAAAAAGAATTATTAAGAGGCAGTATCCAGATATTAAAATTTTGAAGGATATTACTGATGGAAAAACATCTGAGTTTAAAAAGATCGTGAGTGAAAAAGAAATTCAATTTGTATTTGGACATTTATCATTTGGGCTGCACATGCATACCAGTAAGCCATGTACTTATGTAACAATGATGAGAGAACCTATAGATCGTGTAATTTCAATGTACTATTATGTAATTGGCAAAAAAGATCATCCTTTACACGATATTGTCAAGGATCTATTGATTGAAGAGTTTATTGATCATCCAGATTTAAAAGTTCACACAAACAACATGCAAACCAAAAGGGTCCTCGGCAAAAATTCTTTAAGTCCTTCAGATCTAAAACAAGCAAAGCAAAATCTCGAAGAACATTTCTCAGTGATTGGCATAACCGAAATGTTTGATGATTCTGTTGCACTAATGAAACAAAAGTTCAACTGGAATGATATTTCTTATGTGAGAAAAAACCAAACAAAAAAAAGGTTAAGCAAGGAAGAAATTGATCCTATTATTATAAACAAAATTAAAGCCAATAATGAATTGGATATTCAATTATATAATTGGGCGAAAAATAGGCTGGTGCAAGAATTAAATTCTATAAATGCAAGTCAGTAA
- a CDS encoding sulfotransferase family protein — MTLNKFKNPVFLVGCMRSGTTMFAGLLGSHPNIIHCPFELRRVWSREAGVPMAAPKTFDYKCPHLTEKDVKPGQREKLARAFLKEMRKNKENKKINNSLFLNKNPHLGNKLPFVNELFPDAKFIWIYRDMPSVTASLKRILNRDVIHYWPKKINPETVRCWECFFNGIPIHADPERCFPGGDIKYIAEYWYETNQAISNFSKSIPSDRIFLIKEEELVAQPEKIYANCLEFLGLPAVLPMSLLKEINPNRNELWSKRLNKEELNSLYNFVLEKGENLNFIFPEDNLFDTYKDQLYRSLGE; from the coding sequence ATGACTTTAAACAAATTTAAAAATCCTGTTTTTCTTGTAGGGTGTATGCGAAGCGGCACTACGATGTTTGCTGGATTGTTGGGATCGCATCCTAATATTATCCATTGTCCTTTTGAGTTAAGAAGGGTTTGGTCAAGGGAAGCAGGAGTCCCTATGGCAGCACCAAAGACCTTCGATTACAAATGTCCACATTTAACCGAAAAGGACGTCAAACCAGGGCAGCGGGAAAAACTTGCACGAGCTTTTCTAAAAGAAATGAGGAAAAATAAGGAAAATAAGAAAATTAATAATTCTTTATTTCTCAATAAAAATCCTCATTTGGGAAACAAATTGCCATTTGTCAACGAATTATTTCCAGATGCAAAATTCATTTGGATATACCGTGATATGCCTAGTGTAACAGCGAGCCTGAAAAGAATCCTAAACAGAGATGTGATCCATTATTGGCCGAAAAAAATAAATCCTGAAACTGTACGATGTTGGGAATGCTTTTTTAACGGTATCCCCATTCATGCAGATCCAGAGCGTTGTTTTCCTGGTGGAGATATAAAATATATAGCAGAATACTGGTATGAAACAAACCAAGCGATTTCCAATTTCTCCAAGTCCATCCCATCGGACCGGATATTTTTAATAAAAGAGGAGGAATTAGTTGCCCAACCGGAGAAAATCTACGCAAACTGCCTTGAATTCCTTGGTTTACCTGCAGTTCTTCCGATGTCCTTATTAAAAGAAATAAATCCAAATCGCAATGAGTTATGGAGTAAAAGGTTGAATAAAGAGGAACTTAACAGTTTGTATAATTTCGTGCTGGAAAAAGGTGAAAATCTTAATTTTATTTTTCCAGAAGATAACTTATTCGATACGTATAAGGATCAGCTTTATAGGAGCTTAGGAGAATAA
- a CDS encoding methyltransferase domain-containing protein has product MYSKEFFNKYEKESRKSAEQIVPIVMDLINPLSVVDIGCGVGNWLSVFRKNGVEEILGIDGDYVDSSQLKIPESHFYPFNLENPIKIDKKFDLVISLEVAEHLPSTCADTFVESLVNLGPIILFSAAVPNQGGVNHVNEQWPQYWVDRFKSHGYNVIDCIRYKIWDNRDVGGCYTQNTLIFIKQDVLKDYPKLLKEQIDTSHSMLSIIHPVMYEWKVIQMNILENKIKKLQKRLDKKKFKKKNNKKK; this is encoded by the coding sequence GTGTATTCAAAAGAATTTTTTAACAAATACGAAAAAGAGTCACGAAAATCTGCCGAGCAAATTGTTCCTATTGTAATGGATCTGATAAACCCGTTATCTGTAGTTGATATTGGATGTGGGGTTGGAAATTGGTTATCTGTTTTCAGAAAAAATGGGGTTGAGGAGATTTTGGGAATTGACGGTGATTATGTCGATAGCAGCCAATTAAAGATTCCTGAAAGCCATTTTTATCCCTTTAACTTAGAAAATCCGATTAAAATAGATAAAAAATTTGATCTAGTTATTTCTTTAGAGGTTGCAGAGCATTTGCCAAGTACATGTGCGGATACCTTTGTAGAATCTCTGGTAAATTTGGGACCGATCATATTATTTTCTGCCGCAGTCCCAAATCAGGGAGGGGTAAACCATGTGAATGAACAATGGCCGCAATATTGGGTAGATCGCTTTAAGAGCCACGGCTATAACGTAATTGATTGCATTAGATATAAAATTTGGGATAATCGAGATGTTGGCGGCTGTTATACTCAAAATACACTTATATTTATAAAACAAGATGTTTTAAAAGATTATCCTAAACTGTTAAAAGAACAAATAGATACAAGCCATTCTATGCTCTCAATTATACATCCCGTCATGTATGAATGGAAAGTAATTCAAATGAACATATTAGAAAATAAAATTAAAAAACTCCAAAAACGGTTAGACAAAAAAAAATTTAAGAAGAAGAATAACAAAAAAAAATAA
- a CDS encoding glycosyltransferase family 2 protein: MGKYEGRKIFSISMVKNEADIIESFVRYHQHILDGMIFLDNMSSDRTPEILKKLREEGLPIFIFNDKDPEFTQSKKTTQLMYSSFQQYHPDIILPLDADEFLVSTNHLEHPRDILNKIDLNQLHYINWRTYVLTGEENKNELFIPKRITYARADHHKTNKKVVVPSIIAEKFSGTLSGGNHKFLLKRGKRKLKINTLKELKLAHFPIRSLEQFKSKMLVAWINTIARQEGVALYLKRFVQAIKEGRCRSEEDLIQLTKDYPLRKELTDVTFVHKPVDLSFCKSINLKYTKKNEVDAFLNFLGNSEELAKNFAMLKNER, encoded by the coding sequence ATGGGAAAATATGAAGGGAGGAAAATCTTCTCCATCAGTATGGTAAAAAATGAGGCGGATATTATTGAGTCCTTCGTAAGGTATCATCAACATATTCTCGATGGAATGATTTTTTTGGATAATATGAGTTCTGACAGAACTCCTGAAATCCTTAAGAAGTTAAGGGAGGAAGGGCTTCCAATCTTTATTTTCAATGACAAAGATCCTGAATTCACTCAGAGCAAAAAGACAACACAATTAATGTACAGCTCATTTCAACAGTATCATCCCGATATCATTCTCCCTCTTGATGCAGATGAGTTTCTGGTATCAACTAATCATCTTGAACATCCTCGTGACATTCTGAATAAGATTGATTTAAATCAGTTGCACTATATCAATTGGAGAACGTATGTTCTTACTGGAGAAGAAAACAAAAACGAGCTTTTTATTCCAAAAAGGATTACTTATGCTAGAGCAGATCATCATAAGACTAATAAAAAAGTAGTTGTCCCATCAATCATTGCAGAAAAATTTTCTGGTACTCTTTCTGGAGGTAATCACAAATTCTTGTTAAAACGCGGAAAAAGAAAACTAAAGATAAATACATTGAAAGAATTAAAACTGGCTCATTTTCCAATTCGATCTTTAGAACAATTCAAATCGAAGATGCTTGTAGCTTGGATCAATACAATAGCAAGACAAGAAGGGGTTGCATTATATTTAAAGAGGTTCGTTCAAGCCATTAAAGAGGGGAGATGCAGATCAGAGGAAGACTTAATTCAATTAACGAAAGATTACCCTTTAAGAAAAGAGTTAACTGATGTTACATTTGTTCATAAACCTGTTGATTTATCTTTCTGTAAGTCCATTAACCTTAAATATACGAAAAAAAATGAAGTGGATGCCTTTCTTAACTTTCTAGGAAATAGTGAAGAATTGGCAAAGAATTTCGCAATGTTAAAGAACGAACGTTAA
- a CDS encoding SLC13 family permease: MTWEIGFVLTAILCMLGCLIFELERPEVIVFITLVIFLLTDIVSVKEALNGFSNEGMLTVALLFIISGAIQKSDLVKISLFKLLNTRDNEKINLLKIVFPVSALSAFLNNTPIVTTLTPIIRKWCEKNQLSPSKLLIPLSYATILGGTITIIGTSTNLVVHGLLLDYNLPGFSFFQLGIVGIPITLLGILYLYTVGYHLLPSNKAMTNVEEISKEYIGEVKITEEFEHINKTIKDAKLRKLAGLYLLGIIRDNEMITPVTSSTIIIANDRLIFTGLISTVAELQSIKGVHLVTNTGPLLEGLRSGKSNLVEAVVSHHSSLLHKKINETQFRGKFDAAVIAVHRKNEKINSKIGEIILKPGDTLLMVTGPDFQDRNQFHDFYVVNTVNDEILPATISRRKGWFTISIMIILISLVAFNLTSMLKAAAFAAVALFIFRIITPEEAKRYIKFDVLLIIASSFGVGTALINSGSAEWIANNILILAQPLGVFFLLIVLYFITNLFTEIITNNAAAAMMLPIAIEISSQISVNPIALAVIVAISASAGFSTPIGYQTNMIVYGPGGYSFKDYLKVGIPLNIIVMVTTVIIVYFVWIK; encoded by the coding sequence ATGACATGGGAAATAGGTTTTGTATTAACAGCCATATTATGTATGCTCGGCTGTTTAATTTTTGAGTTAGAGAGACCAGAAGTAATTGTTTTCATTACGTTAGTTATTTTTTTATTAACTGACATTGTTTCTGTAAAGGAAGCCTTAAACGGTTTTTCTAATGAAGGCATGTTAACTGTCGCCTTGCTCTTCATAATATCAGGTGCCATTCAGAAGAGTGACTTGGTGAAAATCTCTCTTTTTAAACTTTTAAATACCAGAGACAATGAGAAAATCAATTTATTGAAAATCGTCTTTCCTGTTTCTGCTTTATCGGCATTTTTGAATAACACACCAATAGTCACAACATTGACACCAATTATACGGAAATGGTGTGAAAAAAATCAGCTTTCTCCATCTAAGTTGCTGATTCCATTGTCGTATGCAACCATTCTTGGGGGAACAATCACTATTATTGGAACATCAACGAATTTGGTAGTCCACGGACTTCTTTTAGATTACAACCTTCCTGGTTTTTCTTTTTTTCAATTGGGAATAGTAGGGATTCCGATCACACTATTAGGTATCCTATACCTGTATACAGTTGGGTATCATTTACTCCCTAGTAATAAGGCGATGACCAACGTTGAAGAAATAAGTAAAGAATATATCGGGGAAGTTAAAATTACTGAAGAGTTTGAACATATTAATAAAACAATAAAGGATGCCAAATTAAGAAAACTGGCTGGACTTTACCTGTTGGGCATTATTCGTGATAATGAGATGATTACACCTGTTACAAGTTCTACCATAATAATTGCAAACGATCGTCTTATTTTTACGGGGTTAATCTCAACAGTTGCAGAATTACAGTCCATAAAGGGGGTTCATCTTGTAACAAATACAGGCCCATTGCTGGAAGGATTAAGGTCTGGAAAATCTAATCTTGTTGAAGCCGTAGTTTCCCATCATTCTTCTCTTTTGCATAAAAAAATAAATGAAACACAATTTCGCGGGAAATTTGATGCTGCCGTAATAGCAGTTCACCGAAAAAATGAGAAAATCAACAGTAAAATCGGAGAAATTATTTTAAAGCCAGGGGATACACTATTAATGGTTACGGGTCCGGATTTTCAAGATAGAAATCAGTTTCATGATTTTTATGTTGTGAACACAGTAAATGATGAAATCCTTCCTGCAACCATTTCTCGCCGTAAAGGTTGGTTTACCATATCAATAATGATTATTCTAATTTCTTTAGTTGCCTTTAATCTTACATCAATGTTAAAAGCAGCAGCGTTTGCTGCCGTTGCTCTTTTTATCTTCCGTATTATTACTCCTGAGGAAGCAAAAAGGTATATTAAATTTGACGTTTTGCTGATTATTGCCTCTTCATTTGGTGTTGGGACAGCGTTAATAAATTCGGGAAGCGCGGAGTGGATTGCTAATAACATATTAATACTAGCACAACCATTAGGAGTATTTTTTCTGCTGATCGTTCTTTATTTCATTACCAATCTCTTTACTGAAATTATTACAAATAATGCAGCAGCTGCCATGATGCTCCCTATTGCTATTGAAATTTCATCCCAAATTTCTGTCAATCCTATAGCACTAGCCGTGATTGTTGCGATTTCTGCTTCTGCAGGTTTCTCAACTCCAATAGGTTATCAGACAAATATGATTGTATACGGCCCTGGCGGATATTCCTTTAAAGATTATTTAAAGGTTGGTATTCCGCTAAATATAATTGTTATGGTAACAACGGTCATAATTGTCTATTTTGTTTGGATTAAGTAA
- a CDS encoding dTDP-4-dehydrorhamnose 3,5-epimerase family protein: protein MIDGVKVKKLVKHCDDRGFFAELIRDDEPDLLCRFGQASWSMSYPGVIKAFHYHEKQDDLWFFPSGNAQVVLYDLRESSPTKGATDVYYMGEENPMMLLIPRGVAHGYRVLGQKPAQIIYFTTESYNIHDPDEKRIPWNDSKIAFNWETENR from the coding sequence ATGATAGATGGAGTGAAGGTGAAAAAACTGGTAAAACATTGTGACGACCGGGGCTTCTTTGCAGAGCTTATCCGTGATGATGAACCTGACTTATTATGCAGATTTGGCCAGGCATCCTGGTCCATGAGTTATCCGGGTGTAATAAAAGCATTTCATTATCATGAAAAACAAGATGATTTATGGTTCTTTCCCTCAGGCAATGCACAAGTCGTATTATATGACTTAAGAGAAAGTTCACCTACTAAAGGAGCGACTGATGTTTATTATATGGGAGAAGAAAATCCTATGATGCTTTTAATCCCAAGAGGTGTCGCCCATGGGTATAGAGTACTTGGCCAAAAACCTGCCCAGATTATTTATTTCACAACTGAATCCTATAATATCCATGATCCAGATGAAAAGCGAATCCCTTGGAATGATTCTAAGATTGCATTTAATTGGGAGACTGAAAACCGATAA
- the rfbD gene encoding dTDP-4-dehydrorhamnose reductase, with product MAKILITGAYSQLGNELVRKLCHSHSLISLGKRELDITKQEQVESVILHHKPQYIIHTAAYTSVEKCEIERKKAFEVNALGVGIVAQAADKVDARMFYISTDYVFDGKKQSPYTEEDKPNPLSIYGMSKLLGERLVLLFNNVSIIRTSWLYGHDGANFVKTMLQLAKKCKEVKVVNDQIGCPTYVSDLADAIIQLLEKENGIYHVSNSGFCSWYTFAQTIFEEAGYDSRLVKPVTTKEYGSICPRPPYSVMEQNALLKQGIKPLRHWKEALNEFMRKELSQ from the coding sequence ATGGCGAAAATTTTAATAACTGGAGCTTATAGCCAATTGGGCAATGAGTTGGTTAGAAAATTATGCCATTCTCATTCTTTAATTAGTTTAGGAAAAAGAGAATTAGATATTACAAAACAGGAACAGGTTGAGAGCGTTATATTGCATCATAAACCCCAATATATAATTCATACTGCTGCATATACTTCGGTTGAAAAATGTGAAATTGAGCGAAAAAAAGCATTTGAAGTAAATGCTCTAGGTGTCGGCATTGTAGCACAAGCAGCTGATAAAGTTGATGCACGCATGTTTTATATTAGTACTGACTATGTATTTGATGGAAAAAAACAATCCCCATATACAGAGGAGGATAAACCAAATCCGCTATCTATTTATGGTATGAGCAAGTTACTTGGTGAAAGGTTAGTACTGCTGTTTAATAATGTGTCAATTATCCGTACATCTTGGCTCTATGGACATGATGGAGCCAATTTTGTCAAAACAATGCTTCAATTAGCTAAGAAATGCAAAGAAGTTAAGGTCGTAAATGATCAAATAGGCTGTCCTACTTATGTTAGTGATCTCGCCGACGCGATAATACAGTTATTGGAGAAAGAAAATGGCATTTATCATGTTAGCAATTCGGGTTTTTGCTCTTGGTATACGTTTGCCCAAACAATTTTTGAAGAAGCCGGTTACGATAGCCGATTAGTTAAACCTGTCACGACTAAAGAATATGGTTCCATTTGTCCAAGACCGCCATATTCCGTAATGGAACAAAACGCTCTGCTTAAACAGGGGATTAAGCCTCTCAGGCATTGGAAAGAGGCTTTAAATGAATTTATGCGGAAGGAGCTTAGCCAATGA
- the rfbB gene encoding dTDP-glucose 4,6-dehydratase: MEKHLLITGGSGFIGSNFISYLLRNTNYYITNIDSLTYAANNELIQQFEKSGRYHFIHCDIGKDTIVNSVFNQEYEAIINFAAESHVDRSIINAAPFIHTNIKGTFNMLQAVLMGKARKMIQISTDEVYGSLEPNDPPFTEESPLAPNNPYSASKASADLLVRSFYKTHQLPLIITRCSNNFGPMQHPEKLIPKTIYHAHNNMHIPLYGDGLNIRDWIYVEDHCKAIHLVLEKGAPGEVYNVGGTEEKTNLDIVKMILNYLKKDHQLIHFIEDRKGHDRRYAMDISKILKELGWKPSVSFEEGIIKTIAWFKVRMEEKG, encoded by the coding sequence TTGGAAAAACACCTCCTTATAACTGGCGGTTCAGGTTTTATTGGTTCGAATTTTATTTCATATTTACTGCGCAACACAAATTATTATATTACTAATATTGATTCCCTGACGTATGCTGCAAATAATGAACTCATTCAGCAATTTGAAAAATCGGGCCGATATCATTTTATCCATTGTGATATTGGTAAAGATACAATTGTAAATTCAGTATTTAACCAAGAATATGAAGCTATTATAAACTTTGCTGCAGAATCACATGTTGATCGAAGTATTATAAATGCAGCTCCATTTATTCATACAAATATTAAAGGCACTTTTAATATGCTTCAGGCTGTTTTAATGGGGAAAGCCCGTAAGATGATACAAATATCAACTGACGAAGTATATGGCTCTCTCGAGCCAAATGACCCTCCGTTTACTGAAGAAAGTCCTCTTGCACCAAACAACCCTTATTCTGCCAGTAAAGCAAGCGCAGATTTACTTGTTAGATCCTTTTATAAAACACATCAGCTTCCTTTGATCATTACACGATGCAGCAATAACTTTGGCCCTATGCAGCATCCGGAAAAGTTAATTCCTAAAACCATTTATCATGCCCATAACAACATGCATATCCCTTTATACGGAGATGGACTAAATATTCGGGATTGGATTTATGTTGAGGACCATTGCAAAGCTATTCATTTAGTGCTTGAAAAAGGGGCACCAGGAGAGGTTTATAATGTTGGAGGCACGGAAGAAAAGACGAACTTGGATATTGTAAAAATGATACTTAATTATTTAAAAAAAGATCACCAGCTTATTCATTTTATAGAGGATCGAAAAGGACATGACCGAAGGTACGCAATGGATATATCGAAAATTTTAAAGGAGTTGGGCTGGAAACCAAGTGTATCTTTCGAGGAGGGAATTATAAAAACTATAGCATGGTTTAAAGTGAGAATGGAGGAAAAGGGCTGA
- a CDS encoding sugar phosphate nucleotidyltransferase: protein MKGVILAGGTGSRLKPFTQIINKHLLPVGPYPMIYWPIFKLREAGIQEILIITNKKDLSSFIKVLGDGKELRVNLYYEIQRDEGAGIADSLRCAKSFIGEEKFIAILGDNIFKDTLTPYIQAFLKQEKGARVLLKEVKDLSRYGVPQLDDEKKRVKSIIEKPVHPPSSFCVTGIYMYDKKVFNFINTIHPSIRNEFEITEVNNLYAKKNELQFDILKGWWADAGTHESLYQAAQFVNDEKTVEDDTTWKNTSL from the coding sequence ATGAAAGGAGTTATTCTTGCTGGTGGAACCGGGTCTCGTTTAAAGCCGTTTACCCAAATTATCAATAAGCACCTTTTGCCAGTTGGTCCCTATCCGATGATTTATTGGCCTATTTTTAAATTAAGGGAAGCTGGAATACAGGAAATCTTAATCATTACGAATAAAAAGGACTTAAGTTCATTTATTAAGGTATTAGGAGATGGAAAGGAGCTCCGCGTTAACCTTTATTATGAAATCCAGAGAGATGAGGGAGCAGGTATTGCCGACTCCCTCAGGTGTGCGAAAAGTTTTATAGGAGAAGAAAAATTTATTGCCATTCTGGGTGATAATATTTTTAAAGATACTTTAACACCCTATATTCAGGCATTTCTTAAACAGGAGAAAGGGGCAAGAGTTCTTTTAAAAGAAGTTAAAGATCTTTCTAGATACGGTGTTCCCCAGCTTGATGACGAAAAAAAAAGAGTAAAGTCCATCATCGAAAAACCAGTTCATCCTCCTTCATCTTTTTGTGTAACGGGAATTTATATGTATGATAAAAAAGTATTTAACTTCATAAATACAATTCACCCTTCAATTCGGAATGAATTTGAAATTACAGAAGTAAACAATTTATATGCAAAGAAAAATGAGCTCCAATTTGATATCTTAAAGGGATGGTGGGCAGATGCTGGTACACATGAATCATTGTACCAAGCAGCTCAATTTGTAAACGACGAGAAAACAGTGGAGGATGATACCACTTGGAAAAACACCTCCTTATAA
- a CDS encoding NAD-dependent epimerase/dehydratase family protein yields the protein MKVLVTGGLGFIGSHLVDRYVDLGYEVIILDNLSTGTLANLNPNARFVSMSLLDKEVADLVYGEKPDIINHQAAQVNVRNSVANPLYDLETNLQGTVRLLEAAGKAEVKRFIFSSSGGTVYGKTPSRAIPESYKTNPISPYGINKLASEFYIRFYAELYGFQAVILRYSNVYGLRQNPLSESGVISIFRNRLQNQLQPIIYGDGEQIRDYIHVSDVVNANIMFSQLDSTLQGTFNVGTGKGTSLNKLLTFFYEFYPYGIDPVYKKAKEGDLFYNVLSIDKLASLGWSPKLSLEEGIKELCQGDI from the coding sequence TTGAAGGTACTGGTTACAGGAGGTTTGGGTTTTATAGGATCCCATCTTGTAGATCGCTATGTAGATCTCGGTTATGAAGTCATTATTTTAGATAATCTTTCGACCGGTACTCTTGCTAATCTGAATCCAAATGCCCGCTTTGTTTCAATGTCTCTGTTAGACAAAGAAGTTGCTGATTTAGTATATGGAGAAAAACCAGACATCATTAATCATCAGGCTGCACAAGTAAATGTTAGAAATTCTGTAGCTAATCCCTTATACGATCTTGAAACGAACTTACAAGGAACAGTTAGGCTGCTGGAGGCAGCAGGCAAGGCTGAGGTAAAGAGATTCATTTTCTCCTCGTCAGGTGGAACTGTATATGGTAAAACACCAAGCAGGGCCATACCAGAAAGTTATAAAACAAATCCTATCTCCCCTTATGGCATAAACAAACTAGCTTCCGAGTTTTATATTAGATTCTATGCTGAACTCTATGGCTTTCAAGCGGTTATTTTGCGTTATTCAAACGTATATGGATTGCGGCAAAACCCTCTATCAGAATCGGGAGTTATATCAATTTTTAGAAATAGGTTACAAAATCAATTGCAGCCCATTATTTACGGCGATGGAGAGCAAATCCGTGATTATATTCATGTCAGTGATGTTGTAAATGCCAATATTATGTTCAGTCAATTAGATTCCACATTACAAGGGACTTTTAACGTAGGAACAGGTAAAGGCACTTCTTTAAATAAACTTCTCACCTTCTTTTACGAGTTTTATCCATATGGAATAGATCCCGTATATAAAAAAGCTAAGGAAGGCGATTTGTTTTACAATGTTCTATCTATTGATAAGTTAGCTTCTTTAGGTTGGTCTCCCAAATTAAGCCTTGAAGAAGGAATTAAAGAACTTTGTCAGGGGGATATTTAA